In Ooceraea biroi isolate clonal line C1 chromosome 6, Obir_v5.4, whole genome shotgun sequence, the genomic stretch GACGCGCCGCATGGATAATAGAATAGCTGGCCCGACGTTATTCGTTAAAAATGggaacgcgcggcgcggctcATGATGCGATTATGAGACTATCACGGACGCGAaggatttaaaaaatgtatgcaaTCGGATAAAGTTAACGCGCTCTACACGTTACGCAATATCACGGCGGATTCTGATTACGTTTGCATGAATTTTCGCGTTGAATTGTCTGAATTGTCTTGCCTTTAATGATGCTCGCGTAATTGGATCTGTAAAATtcgcttttatttttcgcaCAGGATCTAAAGCCGAGCAACATCGTTGTGAAGTCCGACTGCACGCTGAAGATTCTTGACTTTGGCTTGGCGAGGACCGCTGGTACCACCTTCATGATGACGCCCTATGTCGTTACACGGTATTACCGGGCGCCCGAGGTGAGCGaaatctcttctttttctcgtgcCGCTATCTGCAGATTCAATTCTTTTGCTTACTCGGAACGTGTGTCTGTTTGTATCAGGTGATTTTGGGTATGGGTTACAAAGAAAATGTGGATATTTGGTCGGTGGGATGTATCATGGGAGAAATGATACGTGGTGGCGTACTCTTCCCGGGCACGGATCACATCGATCAATGGAACAAAATAATCGGTAAGATCGATTACACAATAATCGCATTTTAAGTAGCTGGACTTTGACAGAAAATCCGATTCTCGAAACAGAATcaagttttacataaaataagaaaaattgcagttctttttcaaatttctttgGAATTTTGCCGTTATAAACTAGGTCACTTTTTacggaatttaatttttctattatttgcaGAGCAACTTGGCACTCCGGCCCAGGAGTTTATGCAACGACTACAGCCGACCGTCAGAAATTACGTGGAGAACAGGCCGCGATATCCGGGCTATCCCTTTGAGAGGCTATTCCCGGACGTTCTGTTCCCTTCAGATTCCTCGGAGCACAATAGATTAAAAGGTGAGTGGGTCACCGAGTCGACGTCCGCGTCGCGGAATCGATCGACGGAATCGTGCGTTCCGACGCACGAGCGACGGGAGGATTCCGCATTCGCTGCCTTCCGCATTCGCTCGTTCTTCCTTTCATGTTTTTACTTCCTCTTCCAGCGAGCCAAGCCAGGGATCTATTGTCGCGCATGCTCGTGATCGACCCGGAGCGACGTATTTCCGTCGACGAGGCGTTGCTACACAATTATATAAACGTCTGGTATGACGAAGGCGAAGTGAATGCGGTAAGTAGGTTCTATCAATTTCAAAACGAGCGAAATGGAATAAGTTTTAATAgtatgaattaaaatttcaaaatcgaaaaataataccTTCGAGTAGAATATATCGTATCTCTTCACTGTTTAAACGTTCTGATAACATTTCTACGAAAAATTGTTAGACTCTTCTCAATCGTTCACACAAACTTCAATTTATCTTGCAGCCTGCACCAGGCCCATACGATCACAGCGTGGACGAGAGGGAACACACGGTGGACCAGTGGAAAGAGCTGATCTACCAGGAAGTAATGGAGTATGAAACAAGCCATAATCCCGCGGCGGTTGCCCAGTCATCAGAGACGGCTGGGAGCCGGTAGATACCGCGGGGTAGCAGCCCACATGCATCCGCGAACCCCTTCTCGTTGAGGAAGCATCCGGACACTTTGACTTATTGCGTAGACGTCGCAAAGGCATCGTAGTGAGATGGCAGGAAGGGAAACCGGGGGATGAGAACGAGACAGAAGGAAGGCAGACAGAAAAGAAGATAGATCGACGTCCGCGAACTGATCTCCCTCTGACGATCTTTTAAAAGCAGGAAAGAAACGCGCGGGGGAAAGCGAACAAAATATCGAGGCTTACTCTGTCGAGCGTCGCAGGAAGGCAACGGTtgatccttctctttcttggACGACGTGGACAAATGCTCCATCAGAAAGTTATCGAGAAATGCTTCGGATATCCTGGAGATCTCTCGTCATTCTCCTTGCGATTACCGGAGCTATGGGAATCGAGAAGGATCGCGAAACACGCCGCGAGACGCGTCAGGATCGAAAAGACTTGATCCTTTgatcagagagagaaagagagagagtggaaGAACGAGCGAACTGCCTGAACGAAGAAGAAATCACCGCGTCATCGTCCTCTCAACTACTGCCAGCCTGGGTTGTCGGACGagtctcttctctcttcccctcggTTCACGCGTCTCAACACCTCGCGACCACCGGGAACCTATAGAGCCTCGATCCACGGCGCGATATTTCTGTCTCAGTCTCCGTcatgttattttttgtggTGTCCACTTGATTTTCTCCTTGCGAGTTTCCGATGCTCGAAGGTGTTTCTGATTATCCACATCGTCCCGCAATCTTGAACGACACTCGCCATGCATTCTTGTAGCAATAAAATCGATGTGGAAGATAAACGATGTGGAGATATCACTCCCGTGGCACGGTTTTCAGGTTTCACGACGATCGCAGACTCGATCGTTCCTGTTAATTTCTCCGAAGGAAAGGAAAGGCTTGAACGATCGAGGGTGCGCTCGATCGCCCGTTGCGACCGGCGGAAGGACTGATCGAGCGCGTTTATCGTTTGCGCGCGAGCAAgtacatatactatatatttttcgtacCATTGttaagcacacacacacgggaACACACATGATTCTGAATCACGTATATCGTAACTTTAACGCGAAACTATTCTACGCTCTTTTAAGGGATTTACGGGGTACAAAGTTTACACCATGAGGTGATAAGGGTGAAATTGATCACAGAGCTTATATGGTCGCTCGATCGTCCTGTTGCGGGCAAAGCCGGGCGATCGCCCAGATGACCCAGACCTGACCCTTCGGTAGGAAGCCGGAAGTCGCGCGGGAAGACATAAGTTAGGTATAATCGTTAATTTCATTCATGTGACTCCGTACGATAAGATACGCGTGTCGCGCAGTGCGACGAAGCGCGTAACGCGCCAGGGAAATCGCGTCACACGCCGAGTCTCGAAGCTGATCGTGCTCTCTTCGGGGGAAGGAAGCGCGATCGGCGAGGAGGGAGTAGGAtttttgtacataataatgataattattattattgcgagTCCAAGTTTGCGCTGAACGGGAAATGTCCGCACGATCTCGCGTACGATACCGAGTTTTTCGTAAGCGTGCAAAAACCTTTTCGTTCGGACCTACGCGTCTCCGCTCTGTGTGCTTTTGTCTCGGTCGTTATCAGTGCCAGTAGAGATATCACTTCGCGATCTATCATGATGTTtcgtaatttgtaatttccTTAGCCGTAGTTGGGATCGGTGATGAGAGCGTTGATTAGTTTTATCGAGTCGATACGGAGAGCGAGGGAGGAAGAACTAGTGCAATGCCACAACGATCGATCCTCGTAACGGCGTAATCGGGTTACGCTATCATTGCGATCCCGCAATTACCGATTATTACGCTTTTTAAGTAGGGCGGTAGCGATACCGCTTCACGTGCAATCTCGCGTGCAACGTGCGACGCGATGGACTCACGGTGCTTAGTACTTTTGCAATCGGCGAAACGAACCGGGGAGGAACCCGATGATAACTCGACGCAATAATCGGTGGAAGGTGAAGGTAACAATCGCAATCGCGTGCGGCAGATCGAGAGCGGCGATCTCGCTTAGTTCGCGCGAAGTATTCCCAAAGGcgtttattgaatttttattctttttattagatCGTGTGAATTCGTACTGTATAGACGAGTATATAGTATAAAAGGGGAGGTGTACCTCCTCATCTCTCTCGACAGAGTATCGCGAAGCGACCGTCGTAACGATGAACGCGAGGGTGGACCGGGTTGAGGGAGCCGACGCTGATGATGATAACGACAACTACTATATGagataattgtatttattacgaGAGGAGAGGGgctatacaaataaaataccgAATCGACGAATGATGATGAAGAGTAATTGTATAATGTAAacgtttaaatttttattttccacgaCGATATAGTTATGTGAATATAATTGCTACAGTCCGATCCAAATATAATCAAGCTTTTGTAacactaattataataaaaaaaaagtctAATGACGATACTGCTGATAATTACACGTAATGTATCGCACACACACGATTAaggaacaagaaaatattatataaaagtacgAGCTAGATAAGCGATCTCGTTTTTGCGACGTGTACGGAAGCGGAGAGCAGTGCGCCAAAAATCTTTACAAATTCAGCT encodes the following:
- the LOC105285161 gene encoding stress-activated protein kinase JNK gives rise to the protein MPYLGPDMTTRLSAMFYTVEVGDTKFTILKRYQNLKPIGSGAQGIVCAAYDTVTAQNVAIKKLSRPFQNVTHAKRAYREFKLMKLVNHKNIIGLLNAFTPQRSLDEFQDVYLVMELMDANLCQVIQMDLDHERMSYLLYQMLCGIKHLHSAGIIHRDLKPSNIVVKSDCTLKILDFGLARTAGTTFMMTPYVVTRYYRAPEVILGMGYKENVDIWSVGCIMGEMIRGGVLFPGTDHIDQWNKIIEQLGTPAQEFMQRLQPTVRNYVENRPRYPGYPFERLFPDVLFPSDSSEHNRLKASQARDLLSRMLVIDPERRISVDEALLHNYINVWYDEGEVNAPAPGPYDHSVDEREHTVDQWKELIYQEVMEYETSHNPAAVAQSSETAGSR